The genomic region AGGAATATAAACATGGCGTCAACAAAAGATAATCGGGTAGTGGAAATTGTCATTTTACCCTTAATTATATGTCGGGGTTACGAGggcgggtgtctaggggacaccaacagccagggtcatatgaggacgggtgtcgaggagacaccaacagccagggtcgtacAAGagggtgtcgaggagacaccaacagccagtgtcatataaggacgggtgtcgaggggacaccaacagccagggtcatataaggacgggtgtcgaggggacaccaacagccagggtcatatgaggacgggtgtcgaggggacaccaacagccagggtcatataaggacgggtgtcgaggggacaccaacagccaggctcatatgaggacgggtgtcgaggggacaccaaaagccagggtcatatgaggacgggtgtcgaggggacaccagcagccagggtcatataaggacgggtgtcgaggggacaccaacagccagggtcatataaggacgggtgtcgaggggacaccagcagccagggtcatatgaggacgggtgtcgaggggacaccaacagccagggtcatatgaggacgggtgtcgaggggacaccaacagccagggtcatatgaggacgggtgtcgaggggacaccaacagccagggtcatatgaggacgggtgtcgaggggacaccaacagccaggctcatataaggacgggtgtcgaggggacaccaacagccagggtcatataaggacgggtgtcgaggggacaccaacagattATTCAATGATTAGAAGAAGCCATGACAAACAAATTATTGAAATGTCACTTTCTTGAATGTCAACAAATATAGGATAAAAGACGATGCcaatcaaattcatttttatttgaattggTACATGGTACATGGTacatggtacattgtacatggtaCATGGTACATGGTACATGGTACATGGTACATTGGTATTTTGTTTGCATGTGTTGCATTTGCATTTTGACCCGTACTAGCTAGGGTGTTTTAGATGTGATAGCGTGATTGTTGTTCTGAATTGGTCTGGTAGGACATTCCAAATATTGATGCTTCATATAGGAATGAGTGTTTTTGCCATACTTAGTGGTCCTaacatgtggtatattgttgtggTATCTAAAAGTTTTATGACTTACCTCTTGTGTGGATCAGGTCGTAGGTATGTTGGTGAGTTTGAAAACATTTATGGCAACATTTCTGTGTACTCCAATTTTGAGCGAGGGTAATTTTGAACGTGCTAGTGTCGTAAATGAATTATAGCGCCCTTTACTGAATTTTCTtcacttttcttcttttttttctgccGCAGAAGTGCCTTGGCAGTGGATAGAAGTTGATGTTGGAGAGAATAAATGACTGTTAGATGGTGTGCTTGCTTAGTCTGTTttagtggggttttttttctatacatTTAAGAGTGTTGAGTTTATTTGCTTTTTTGCAGGTTGCAGAGAAATGAGCATGTTAGTCTATTGGGATCCCCAATGATTTCACTATTGGTGGCGTTGTTGCCTAGTTGAAAAGTGATGTTTTCTTCTTGTGTTTTGTTACACACTGTCGTTGCTTGGAATTTGTCTGAATTTACTGGCATGTAGTTGCCGGTGAACCATTGTATGGGTTGCTGTCTATTTGTAGTGGGGTTTTCACAGTGTCTATAATGAAGTGCGTGCTTCACTGACTGTGCTGTCTTCTGCGTAATTGTATAGGTTAAGGAATATAGAGAAAAGAAGCGGACCTAAAATCAATCCTTGTGGGACTCCTTTATATAATTCATGAAATTTACCGTAATTGTTCATAGTTTTACATTCTGTTCTGTGCTATAGGTAGTTTGACAATATTGAAATAGATCTGTGGTCGAATTTGAAAGTCAATAGTTTTAAGTTTTAGGAGAAAGAAATTGTGCAGCAAGCAGTAAAAGGTCTTTTTCTGGTCGAGTGCCATTTTCGTATCATCAATGACCTCAATAATGCCATTCGGCACCCATACCCAGCTCTATACGGAGAGGTACAGGTGCACGCCATCATTAAAGAAGTCACTGAGGTGGAAATATGTTGATCTCTCAAAGATCTTGGAATGTGCGGGGAGTATACCTactggtctgtagtttcctTTGTCTAGTGCACTGTTCGGGGGCCGcgggggccgagtggttaaggtgtcccgacactttattactagccctccacctctgggttgcaagttcgaaacctacgtggggcagttgccaggtactgactgtaggccggtggttttctccgggtactccggctttcctctacctccaaaacctggcacgtccttaaatgaccctggctgttaataggacgttaaacaaaataaaccaaataagcCAAAGTGCACTGTTctttatatgtattgtaaagttatttcaatttttagcgcaaaaccaaattaaaaaagaaTAGCGGAGTGATAAATTAGCGCACTGACAATGCTTACCATATAATCCAATATAGGTAAATTACAATTAGttcaatcataatttagcggaatGCTTTCAGCGTGAAAAAACTCTAAAATATGATTACCGCTAAAAtttgtacgtttacagtatatctcTTCAAAGATCTTGGAGAGCGTAGGAAGTATACTTACTGGTCCATAGTTGCCATTGTCTATTTCCTGTTGTTTTCGTTCCTATTCCTATCTTACAGCAAAGATCCAACACGAGGTTTTTTTGCCGTTTTTACATGGTAGGGGACGATTAAGGGATTATAGGCGATGGTTACGGGATAataagtaatatttatatttccactaaattcagactcaatgaacctaccacagttaactcgagtcatttttcaatgaactatatcaagtccgacatttgtcgagcttggactatatttttttaattccttttcaaaagtgatcatatttatatgaaataaattcctttaaaactaatctttgttttaattcgctattaagtttgttcacgaaagaaatcctgaaagtattaaccatatgtagacgaagagtgatgacgtacatttcggtaagttctgtggtagacttgcacaagtccctatttgtcaaagacaaaatattgtacaaaatatcaaaaaaatataaatataaggattgaataaagttatattgaggtgtatgggggtataaacctcaataggtcttgagacaaatttattatatcattattcaatccttaaatgattAAGGAAATAACTTGTAGACCGGAAGTTACGTCATAAAAACCAACGATCGTAACCTATATCcctaaataatttatttaagaACCGAATTCAAGGTACCCGATCGTAACTTACACAAATCTACTTCCCGTGTTAATGTAAAGATGATTTTTACTTTTAACATAATGATTGTGGTGTTCGTCTATCACTAGCCTAAACATCTCCATTCCTGACAAGACCTTGttgattttttatcatttcagtTTGATAAAGAAATACGGAAGAGTCTGGAAAAAGAAAGTTGCCGCACACTCGTAATTGTCTGTGATGGAAAGAAGGGTCAGTCGGCTAGATTTCTGGGGCTGGACGAGTTCACGGAGGAAGTGTCATGTCAAACATTCGGCGCCATGGCAGGAGTTGAACGCCCGCACTTGCGCGAAGTTCCCACACAGGAAATCCGGGCACAtaatttgaactttgacctttcaGCATATGGACCATATAGTCAAGACCAAAATGGAACAACTGGATTTAGTTTGAAAATATTCGGGAATAGTAAATGCCGATATATGTGTTTAGCGATAAGGAAATGTGATTCGCCTACATTAAAGGCATTGCGAACTATACTAGACAGATCGGTAAGTGACGTCATAGTTAATTAAGGTCGTATCTAATCACAGTTGTTCGGGTTTTATCAGGTTGGGGAATACCACCAGTTTGTCTATCATACGTCAATTgaggtatatcaatgttactaAAATTAGCCaaaatcattttaaacttaactttataaaaaaaaatgcgtTAAAAATCGCATTTATTTAGTCATGAAACATAAAGCAATGCGcctttaaattatatattgcaAAATTCACTTTTAACAAATGCATACCCAACTGGGGTATTATACGCAAGTTGCCGTTTTTTCGCAACATGTTATTTATTAACAATAACAGAATACAAAGGTCATTATTGAATTTGGAGTTATAATATCACTCTAAGTAACTATAGATAAACCCCAAACAGCTGTGAACCAATGTTAATCATTAAAAAACGGTGattgaaaaatgtatttgcGGGATTTCGAAAACATCTGTTTCCTATGTCAAGTAATGAGTGCAAATGACTGCCATTATGAAGGAGCTGTGTTTTGACAATTTTGGCTGAATTTAAACTTCCCTTCCGTCACCGAGTGGTGGACGTTCCCCAGAGCTAAGGTATCTGCTTACATTGCTTGATAATCGCtgtttgtttaaaattaaaaaaaaacaacaaacatttttcaaaattaattccAAACTGATACAAGATTTCTCTCCCCTTGTGTGTTTCATATTACCCCGTCAAGGTAGATTTCATACCCACCACGAAACATTTAAAGATGATTGTGGAATTGTTTCATCCTTATTTTGAAATAGTCGccttatttgaaaaaaaatgcattgttTTCTCCAAAGATTTCTAGATGTCGAGAAAATTAGCTTGGAAAGTAATTTTTTGGAGCAAAGCAAATGGCGGCGCtcatgtcaattttcatgacaatcggttcattatttcctgaccGTGTCGGGTCCTTCTTTAAATGTAGCGGTATATCGCAAGCAAGTTCAGCGGTACACTATATTTTGTCGTGTGTTTGTCAGACCAGACATGTTGTGGACGTGAACCGGAACCGCTTTTACGTTTGTATTGTTGAACCATTCAAACAGGTACTTTCAACTAAGAAAAACAAGCGTCATATTAAAAACGTAAGGAATGGGTTTCGATGTGACAGTGTTTCGAGAGATGCAAGTCACGTGAGGAAGACCATGGTAACGTTTTATGGAGGGCATCTCACGaggaaatgttttatttccagTAATAAGAGCAATATGGAGTTTTCAGTGCTaatataatgttaatattttgatattctctGTTGCTTCGGTACTCAGATACCAGAACTGTCAGGCTGCCGTCCAGAATTGCTCTTCAATGTATTGtgaattggaaaaaaataaatattagtGACATCATCATGATCTTTAAAAAAACTGTTGATGCTATTTCTGTTTGAACACTGTTTTGATGTAGTGACTGCTAACTGGAAGATTAATCAACGTATCGAGGTTTTCCACAGATCGTTAACTTGTTGTCCATAATTAACGTATAAATTTGTAAGATTTTTCCTGAATCATTGAATTATTGTCGCCTCATTAACGTATAAATCTGTAGGTTGTTCCTGAATCATCGACTTATTGTCCATAATTAGGGATTTTCACCAACCagtgaaaagacctattgtttctgttatgtttattattattattattctgcATTCTATATTGTGACAGCAACTGCTCCAAAATGTTAAGAGCTATGTCGGCGACATTTTCTTATATTGTAAAGTCATATATTTATAAGTAGATCTATAATCAAATATGGGgctaaaataataaatttgtctgGCAAAAAAAAGCTCGCCAGCTGTCAAAATTACCCTATTTTGAattcgattttttttcttcattttttttcttcatctttTTTATTCTTTCATATATCTAGGCTATATGCCATTCCGACGATTTTGATTCCTTTAATGTTTCTTTACCATTTTCCATTAACGTGGTAcaccattttgaatattttctttggTCTTTTGGAAATGTCGACAATGAAGAAAACTCATGCTTCAACTTCTTCGTTTAACGCCAAAATCAGTTATCGGTTTATCAAGTCCCACGTGACCTCTAAGGCGTATGAACCATTTGCACTGATAAATGATTGGTTTGCTTCATTCATACATTCGTTTTAATTATCACTGATCATGTCTGCTTTATTGATCACTGATTGGCTAGTCCGTGTCAGTTACAACGATCACTTATTGGCCAGTTTCAGCCCATGTCTGTTTTAATTATCACTGATTGGCTAAAGTCCGTGTCTATTTTACTGATCACTGATTGGTTATAGTCCATGTCTATTTTACTGATCAGTGATTGGCTACAGTCCATGTCTATTTTACTGATCAGTGATTGGCTTCAGTCCATGTCTATTTTACTGATCAATGATTGGCTACAGTCCATGTCTATTTTACTGATCAGTGATTGGCTACAATCCATGTCTATTTTACTGATCAATGATTGGCTACAGTCCATGTCTATTTTACTGATCACTGATTGGCTAGTTCTTGTCTGTTTTAATGATCACTGTTAAGCTACTGTCATGTCGTGTTTACGTTAAATCTATTACCATATGGTGTCCTTCTTATCTATAGaaaaactattgttatatacTGTCATACATAACATCGTACCTTTTCTCCACAGATGATGCGAAACATATTTCTGAAGTGTTTCAATACTTACAAACTAAAATCAGAGCCAGGATTGAGCGAGTCGTTCGTACTAAACCATATGAAGTACAGTCCCCGCCTGTTTGAGGTCCGATACACACAAAAGTGCGAAACGGTGGCCTACTTCGATGATTGTGACATGTTTGTAGTGGTGGAAGGAGAAGCTGCCCTCTCCTGTAACTTCCATACAGGTatactataaatacatgtacgccCAGTGTAGTAAAATAATATCTGTCTGGGGTTAcgtaaaattgaataaaaatcaACAAAGTTCAGGCAACCACTATTATAAGTAGGTGAACACGTGATGGATGATCAACTATGTGATGTACAGATACACCACGTGATTGACGGATACACCACGTGATTGACGGATACACTACGTGATGTACAGATACACCACGTGATTGACGGATACACCACGTGATGTACAGATACACCACGTGATTGACGGATACACCACGTGATGTACAGATACACCACGTGATGTACAGATACACCATGTGATTGACGGATGCACCACGTGATGTACAGATACACCATGTGATTGACGGATACACCACGTGATGTACAGATAAAATTAACCACGTGATAAACGGATACACTACGTGATGTACAGATGAAATAAACCACGTGATAGACGGATACACCACGTGATGTACAGATACGCCACGTGATGTACATATACACCCCGTTATTGggagataaatacatgtaatacctGTTAAGACAGACGAGACTTCGGTATACCATTTATGATACATCAAAGACTCAATGTGTGATCCATTTCTTCGTTGGTGTTTCAGGTATGGACATCAATCAGGGAATACGAGGCCTGCATTCACTAGATCAATTCATTACCAGAGTAACATGGGCGGAATCCGAGCAGAGTATATCATCGGCCTTGGCATACAAGATGCAACATTCTACAAAATTATTCAGTTCATTGTCACGTGATGGCATACAGGAGTTTCTGTTCTCATGACGTCGATATTTGATCTACCTAATCCTGTATCACTATGACAAAATGTAGGTCATACTACATCCATATCATGTGTACTGCCCACACCTATAATGAATgccaggattttttttatactcGGCAGACGATCACGGCGATGATTGGACATGGCGCCGTGTTCACGTGACATCCGTCCCCAATCAAACAGTTGTTAACGCTGGTTTTCAGTTTGTGAAATGGAGATGTTCTTGAAATTCACGAGGAAGTTCCTTTGGTCAGTCATGCAGTTATGACTTTAAAAACGTTATTGTATTTTTCGAAATATACTtggtggatttttttttctattctaCTCTAGTCATTAGTTAGGCAGGTTCAAATTCAGaatttgtaataataataaattatttgtataGGATTGGCAGTCTCGTTTTCTTTATCAATGTTTCACAGAAAGAATCATGTAAATAATGCACCTAGTGATTCCATTTTCAGTGCATCTTTTAATAAACTATTAATTAGCTGGGGAGATATAAGCTATATACAGttagaaatgtttaaacaaGACGTAAGTCTGCTTTCACCGATTCAACCACCTTACCTGAAGACTGTTCCCATTGGCGCCTACATTGCAATACTCTCTCACCTTGTTTTAAACTACCCACATTTTGTGGACTTGTATGGGccaatattgataaaatatataaattttgcAGACCAATTCTACCATGTCTTGAGTGAAAACAAAATTCGAAAGGCCGCAAAGACCACATCTTAACATATCAATGGTGATATACAAAGACAAATTGATCCTTGAGATGCCCAGACATGGTGATGGTTAAGATGTCCGGACATGGTGATGGTTGAGATGCCCAGACATAGTGATGGTTGAGATGCCCAGACATGGTGATGGTTAAGATGCCCAGACAAAGTGATGGTTGAGATGCCCAGACAAAGTGATGGTGGAGATGCCCAGACAAAGTGATGGTGGAGATGCCAAGACAAAATGATGGTGGAGATGCCCAGACAAAGTGATGGTTAAGATGCCCAGACATAGTGATGGTTGAGATGCCTAGACAAAGTGATGGTTGAGATGCCCAGACAAAGTGATGGTTGAGATGTCCGGACATGGTGATGGTTAAGATGCCTAGACAAAGTGATGGTTGAGATGTCCGGACATGGTGATGGTTAAGATGCCCAGACATAGTGATGGTTGAGATGCCCAGACATGGTGATGGTTAAGATGCCCagatgtaaccctggtaaatactagctgcaatataccgctcggctagggagatcttctctttagctcgatcggttgagcgttaGACTAGTaggccagaggtcccgggttcgatccctagcggaggcagtgatttaaatttaattaatcatgcgctctgttacattggcgcccatgtagggacccgggGAAAATACTCAggattgctccacaagcatcgctgttactcctggaaactcgaggacaaATTCTTtactggagggggagtatgtaaccctggtaaatactagctgcaatataccgctcggctagggagatcttctatttagctcgatcggttgagcgtaagactagtaagccagaggtcccgggttcgatccctagcggaggcagtgatttaaacttattttatcatgcgctctgttacacagACATGGTGATGGTTAAGATGTCCAGACAAAGTGATGGTTTAGATGCCCAGACATGGTGATGGTGGAGATGCCAAGACATGGTGATGGTAGAGAAGCCCAGACAAAGTGATGGTTAAGATGCCCAGACATGGTGATGGTTGAGATGCCCAGACAAAG from Pecten maximus chromosome 11, xPecMax1.1, whole genome shotgun sequence harbors:
- the LOC117337937 gene encoding uncharacterized protein LOC117337937 isoform X1 codes for the protein MVYTANSSAVVCEDMQSEFPSVNQINHSVLLTGLLVALFCVVRFLYRKTRRNWTSVNIFIIGGGPIGLVAALLAVKSKRLRKLTVIESESRRDLVKREYQVCFDIENIAFLQTVGVEFDSIEGCRDKHGFYTRVGIFLDYCLTILENSEKKIRLLFETKFDKEIRKSLEKESCRTLVIVCDGKKGQSARFLGLDEFTEEVSCQTFGAMAGVERPHLREVPTQEIRAHNLNFDLSAYGPYSQDQNGTTGFSLKIFGNSKCRYMCLAIRKCDSPTLKALRTILDRSMMRNIFLKCFNTYKLKSEPGLSESFVLNHMKYSPRLFEVRYTQKCETVAYFDDCDMFVVVEGEAALSCNFHTGMDINQGIRGLHSLDQFITRVTWAESEQSISSALAYKMQHSTKLFSSLSRDGIQEFLFS
- the LOC117337937 gene encoding uncharacterized protein LOC117337937 isoform X2 encodes the protein MSHEDFSDGWLISRYVSAEGHLYLTVMFLLAFLGGRAVYGQLRKRIRKLDVVVIGAGPVGLTATFIAMHSPRVGRVTVYEESSRECIINSPYQVTFDSTSFKFLETIGVDFNNMEGCHESGLFYTKVGVYLQYILDQIQCMKQHCNVLFGTKFDKEIRKSLEKESCRTLVIVCDGKKGQSARFLGLDEFTEEVSCQTFGAMAGVERPHLREVPTQEIRAHNLNFDLSAYGPYSQDQNGTTGFSLKIFGNSKCRYMCLAIRKCDSPTLKALRTILDRSMMRNIFLKCFNTYKLKSEPGLSESFVLNHMKYSPRLFEVRYTQKCETVAYFDDCDMFVVVEGEAALSCNFHTGMDINQGIRGLHSLDQFITRVTWAESEQSISSALAYKMQHSTKLFSSLSRDGIQEFLFS